In Anomaloglossus baeobatrachus isolate aAnoBae1 chromosome 10, aAnoBae1.hap1, whole genome shotgun sequence, the genomic window atacacacacatacacacacatacacacacatacacacacacacacacacatacacacacatacacacacatacacacacatacacacacacatacacacacacatacacacacatacatacacacatacacacacacatacacacatacacacatacacatacacacacatacacatacacacacatacacacacatacacatacacacacacacacacacacaatattatatatatatatatatatatatatattattatgtgtgtgtgtatatataatatataaatattttatttatttttttactttattggTCAGGCACATTGGTACAAACAAAGGGTCTTTAGTagcccccggctcccatgcaaaCGCCTTCGGCACCACACAGTCATTTTTGGCAGAATGACCTACCCATTTCCAACCTCCTTAAATGCTGTGGTCACAATTCCCAGCAGCATCTATGATGAGGTTGAACTGCTGAGATCAGATCTAGCTCCTGTTGCAGCACTATTGTTGGCTGTATAACACAGACTGCACTCACGCAGTATTGAGCAGTCTCCGCTTCTGAGCCCGCACTTCATATCCAGCGCACACATATGTTCATGTATGACAGATGATGCTAATGGGTATCTGAGCGCTGGATGCTGACGCCGGCTTTTCCCTCTGGTGTAACCCTTTATGGAGATGTGCTCCTGCCATATCATAGGGACACTTTTGTAGAACGTAACTCCCTTTTTATTTCCATGACCTTTCAATCATAAGTTAGGTGAAGCCATGACCTCTGAACCCCCCCATTATTGACAGGGACAAGGGGTCCCGTATTTCTCCTTGGCTGGAGTAAGGCTgagcatacaccccccccccccctccatagaGATAAATGGGAGTGTCATAAACGAGCACTTGTAACAGCTTCCGATTACTCCCATTCATCTCTATGAAAGTAACAAGAATAAAAGTCCTTAGTTATGAGAAGAGACCCCCGGTCACGTCCGTACAATGTACATGGGTGTCAGAGCCTTTCTGATGATGGGAACGCTTTGATACTCTTCTCCATTCTCTGTATATGTAATGGTAAtatatatttctcttttttttttccctgcaggaCCTGAAAAGACGGCAATTGGCAGAAGCTGCAGAGAAAAGACAGATGGAAGTAAGAACATTACTTGCTAAATGGGTTGTTCGGGCATCTAATGCTGATTACTTGCCTCTAGGATAGGTCTCCAACACCAGAATAGTGGGCGTCTGACAACCAGCACCACCACGGATCAGCTTCTACTAGCTCCTATTCAAGGTCTTGTACTAGATTGACATTTCCTGTTCTGTGCAGaacacttttcagcagtctcattatcatcacagtcaTGAGTACAATGAAACATTCCTCCTCTATAGACAGTATATAACACAACACAGGAGCtatcatttacaataggtgatgtcacagcccacCTCCTCCCGCACAATGACTGTTAACCTCTATATAAAGTAGATACCACAGAatacatcattcacaataggtgatgtcatagctcatGTACTCCTCCTTCTGTACAGTGAGTGagaacctctatatacagtgcataagtgtccaccagtcacaataggtgatgttacaggtcccctcctcctgtacaatgaccaataacacctctatatacagtatactcAGTAAACTCAGGattcaccatttacaataggtgatgtcacagctcacctcctcctgtacaatgattgataacacctctatatacagtagataacacaggatccaccattcacaatagatgatatcacagctcacctcctcctcctgtgcaatgactgataacatcctgATATACCGTagctaacacaggatccacaattcagaatagatgtcatagctcacctcctcctcctcctgtacaatgattgataacatctctatatacagtagattacgcTGGTTCCACCATTCAGAATAGGTGATTTTACAGCgcacctcctcctcctttcacaATCAGCTTTACCTAGACCATCCTGTCCTCTATCTGAAGATATATATGTATTATACTTCACCTATTGTGGGTCTGGGCCATTATTTGTCTTCACCTAGTAATATTGGGAGGGGGCAGAATCTGACAGCAGTTTTTCCCATTTATTTTGATTGTAATTAGGGGGCAGACACCCCCTCCCCTCATATATTGTGCTCACAATTTAACCCTCTATCTTCTGTGTAGGCCTCGTCTCGGGGAATTAAGAACCCGACATCGGTAGatcaaaagaagaagaagaaggaagaaatgGATAATATGATGGCCAATTCGGCCCCCGCTGGTGGCGGTGGTGGGGGTCTTCGGGTAGGTAGAACGACTGTGTGTGTTTCGAACAGGTTACGTCAGCGGAAATGGAGATCAGTCCAGTTGGATCCTTCCAGGATAAGCGGTGCCAGAGGTGCCTCGCCGGCGCTGAGGGCAGCATGGCACTGTGGAGGGGTGAACCGACACCCCATCCCTTGCTTTTTATTGACCACTGAGCCCAGGAGAATTTATTACCTGGGTTTGAGCCTTCATGATGGGGGTGAGATGCCAAAAAAACTGTTGCAGAACCTCTTTGACAGAGGATGCTTGGCAGTAATTTTGCGACAACCTGCATGCAAAGGAATGTCATTGTGCAGCCCCAGTGTAAGTAAATGCTCCCGTGTCGTGATGGTACATATTTTTTCTGTTTGCTATGTAAATAGTACTCGGGGAGTAGAGTCACAATTCCAGTACGACTGGTTGCAATCAAGAAAGACATACTGGGAAAATGAACTTAAATGAAAAATTTAAGCCGCAATTGACCTGCGTTCGGCTTCTTCTCTAGTGCACTCCAGATCAGTACTGACAAAACAAAATAAAGATTAACAACATAACCATCACAAATAAATGctgcaaaatattaaaaataatccctaaaaaaat contains:
- the SVIP gene encoding small VCP/p97-interacting protein produces the protein MGLCLPCLGGAADDVVETPDPDLKRRQLAEAAEKRQMEASSRGIKNPTSVDQKKKKKEEMDNMMANSAPAGGGGGGLRWQVG